The following are encoded together in the Patagioenas fasciata isolate bPatFas1 chromosome 7, bPatFas1.hap1, whole genome shotgun sequence genome:
- the ATG9A gene encoding autophagy-related protein 9A, whose amino-acid sequence MAHFETQYQRLESSSTESPPGGGDLLVHVPEGAKSPWHHIENLDLFFSRIYNLHQKNGFTCMLIGEIFELMQFIFVVAFTTFLISCVDYDILFANKAVNHSQHPSEPIKVTLPDAFLPPNVCSARIQANSFLICILVIAGVFWIHRLVKFIYNVCCYWEIHSFYINALKIPMSTLPYYTWQEVQARIVQIQKEHQICIHKKELTELDIYHRILRFKNYMVAMVNKSLLPIRFRLPLLGDTVFYTRGLKYNFELIFFWGPGSLFENEWSLKAEYKRAGNRLELAEKLSTRILWIGIANFLLCPLILIWQILYAFFSYTEILKREPGSLGARCWSLYGRCYLRHFNELDHELHSRLSKGYKPASKYMNCFISPLLTIVAKNVAFFAGSILAVLIALTIYDEDVLAVEHVLTTVTLLGVGITVCRSFIPDQHLVFCPEQLLRVILAHIHYMPDHWQGNAHRYETRDEFAQLFQYKAVFILEELLSPIITPLILIVCLRPKSLDIVDFFRNFTVEVVGVGDTCSFAQMDVRQHGHPAWMSAGKTEASIYQQAEDGKTELSLMHFAITNPKWQPPRESTAFIGYLKERVHRDSSMALAQQAVLPENVLFSSIQSLQSESEPHSLIANVIAGSSALGFHMGRDGQASRHLSEVASALRSFSPLQSAQQPPSGFQAAGRDGEGAQPRGASAMTASGADARTVSSGSSAWEGQLQSMILSEYASTEMSLHALYMHELHKQHAQLEPERHTWHRRESDESGESAHEELDAQRGVPVPIPRSASYPFSSPRQPAEETATLQTGFQRRYGGITDPGTVHRAPSHFSRLPLGGWAEDGQSARHPEPVPEESSEDELPPQIHKV is encoded by the exons ATGGCCCACTTCGAGACGCAGTACCAGCGCCTGGAGAGCTCCTCCACCGAGTCGCCCCCCGGCGGCGGCGACCTGCTCGTCCACGTCCCCGAGGGAGCCAAAT CTCCCTGGCATCACATCGAGAACCTGGACCTCTTCTTCTCTCGCAT CTATAACCTGCATCAGAAGAATGGTTTCACCTGTATGCTCATCGGAGAGATCTTTGAGCTCAT GCAGTTCATCTTTGTGGTGGCATTCACCACCTTTCTTATCAGCTGTGTTGATTACGACATCCTTTTTGCCAACAAAGCCGTAAATCACAGCCAGCATCCCAGTGAGCCCATTAAGGTGACTCTGCCAGATGCCTTCCTGCCTCCAAATGTCTGCAGTGCAAG AATCCAGGCAAACAGCTTCCTCATCTGCATCCTGGTGATAGCTGGGGTTTTCTGGATCCACCGACTTGTGAAATTTATCTACAATGTTTGCTGCTACTGGGAGATTCACTCTTTCTACATCAATGCCCTCAAAATCCCCATG TCCACCCTGCCGTACTACACCTGGCAGGAGGTGCAGGCCCGCATCGTGCAGATCCAGAAAGAGCATCAGATCTGCATCCACAAGAAGGAGCTGACGGAGCTGGACATCTACCACCGCATCCTCCGCTTCAAGAACTACATGGTGGCCATGGTGAACAAGTCGCTGCTGCCCATCCGCTTCCGCCTGCCCCTCCTGGGAGACACCGTCTTCTACACACGTGGACTCAAGTACAACTTTGAGCTCATCTTCTTCTGGGGGCCTGGCTCCCTCTTTGAGAATGAGTGGAGCCTGAAGGCTGAGTACAAGCGGGCCGGGAACCGCCTGGAGCTGGCTGAGAAGCTCAGCACTCGCATCCTCTGGATTGGCATTGCTAACTTCCTTCTCTGCCCCCTCATCCTCATCTGGCAGATCCTCTACGCCTTCTTCAGCTACACAGAGATCCTGAAGCGGGAGCCGGGCAGCCTGGGTGCTCGCTGCTGGTCTCTCTATGGCCGCTGTTACCTCCGTCACTTCAACGAGCTGGACCATGAACTGCACTCACGCCTCAGCAAGGGCTACAAGCCAGCTTCCAAGTACATGAACTGCTTTATCTCCCCCCTCCTCACCATCGTGGCCAAGAACGTGGCCTTTTTTGCTGGCTCCATCCTGGCTGTGCTCATTGCTCTCACCATCTATGATGAGGATGTGCTGGCAGTCGAGCACGTCCTGACCACGGTCACCCTGCTTGGGGTGGGCATCACGGTGTGCAG ATCTTTCATCCCCGACCAGCACCTGGTGTTttgcccagagcagctgctgcgaGTCATCCTGGCGCACATCCACTACATGCCTGACCACTGGCAGGGCAATGCCCACCGCTACGAGACCAGGGACGAGTTTGCCCAGCTCTTCCAGTACAAAGCA GTCTtcatcctggaggagctcctgagTCCCATCATTACCCCCCTCATCCTCATCGTCTGCCTGCGGCCCAAGTCCTTAGACATCGTTGACTTCTTCCGCAACTTCACCGTGGAAGTAGTGGGTGTGGGTGACACCTGCTCCTTTGCCCAGATGGATGTGCGCCAGCACGGCCACCCAGCA TGGATGTCAGCGGGAAAGACGGAAGCCTCCATTTACCAGCAGGCCGAGGACGGCAAGACGGAACTGTCCCTCATGCACTTTGCCATCACCAACCCCAAGTGGCAGCCACCTCGTGAGAGCACAGCCTTTATCGGCTATCTGAAGGAGCGGGTGCACCGGGACAGCAGCATGGCCCTGGCTCAGCAGGCTGTGCTCCCTGAAAACGTCCTCTTCAGCTCCATCCAGTCCCTGCAGTCGGAATCAGAG CCTCACAGCCTGATTGCCAATGTGATAGCGGGCTCCTCAGCACTGGGCTTCCACATGGGCCGGGACGGACAGGCCTCCCGCCATCTCTCCGAAGTGGCCTCGGCCCTGCGTTCCTTCTCCCCACTCCAGTCTGCCCAGCAGCCTCCCAGTGGCTTCCAGGCGGCGGGAAGGGATGGAGAGGGAGCCCAGCCTCGTGGTGCCAGTGCCATGACAGCCTCTGG TGCTGATGCAAGGACCGTGAGCTCAGGAAGCAGCGCCTGGGAGGGTCAGCTGCAGAGCATGATCCTGTCGGAGTATGCCTCCACTGAGATGAGTCTCCACGCACTCTACATGCATGAG TTGCACAAGCAGCATGCCCAGCTGGAGCCCGAGCGGCACACTTGGCACCGGCGAGAGAGCGATGAGAGTGGGGAGAGTGCCCACGAGGAGCTGGATGCCCAGcggggtgtccccgtccccatccctcgCTCCGCCAGCTACCCCTTCTCCTCACCACGGCAGCCTGCTGAGGAGACAGCCACGCTGCAGACCGGCTTCCAGCGGCGATACGGTGGCATCACAG ACCCGGGCACAGTACACAGAGCCCCGTCACACTTCTCCCGCCTCCCTCTGGGAGGCTGGGCTGAGGACGGGCAGTCAGcgagacacccagagcctgtgCCAGAGGAGAGCTCAGAGGATGAGCTCCCACCACAGATCCACAAG GTATAG